The following proteins are co-located in the Haloterrigena turkmenica DSM 5511 genome:
- a CDS encoding cupin domain-containing protein, giving the protein MDHIETADVDLEEVAPGVYLGDLSTGERANMKYWRVEPGATLPVHQHEHEQIGYVLRGRLTAIVDGTEVLLEEGDAYRFPSQERHGAENRSEAPAVGLGVLAPPRTDPDWRQ; this is encoded by the coding sequence ATGGACCACATCGAAACGGCTGACGTCGATCTCGAGGAAGTTGCACCGGGGGTGTATCTCGGCGACCTCTCGACGGGCGAGCGAGCCAACATGAAGTACTGGCGGGTCGAACCGGGCGCGACGCTGCCGGTCCACCAGCACGAACACGAGCAGATCGGATACGTACTGCGGGGACGGCTGACGGCGATCGTCGACGGAACGGAGGTCCTCCTCGAGGAAGGGGACGCCTACAGGTTCCCGAGCCAAGAGCGACACGGGGCGGAAAACCGAAGCGAGGCGCCCGCGGTCGGTCTCGGCGTCCTCGCACCGCCGCGGACGGACCCCGACTGGCGACAGTAG
- a CDS encoding ABC transporter substrate-binding protein has translation MDIDTQQSALDELHADPGELPVMRARFEHNGSPRYMLYTIKRFGFDRDHGFHLDVELVSDELEGGIETVEAKLHEGDADLIDIDYISAARERVNGAPIVAFHPYGRTVGGLVVPEASSIEGLTDLRDCRVGVVRRLDKNWILTRAACLEYHGFDPEAEATSVESESKVELTRMLRDGDVDAALQFWQIIPEIVETGPYREVIPMADLVQRLSGADRTLPISTFLTSESYLSETPEAVRGFKRAYVDAVERLRTDDEFWDELGERMMYEDDPAVVRDGWREMVVADWDVETTAAMEQLFDHLLEVAGPDALGVDRIPDDLFQLEVPQPQ, from the coding sequence ATGGATATCGACACTCAGCAGTCGGCACTGGACGAACTGCATGCCGATCCCGGGGAGTTGCCCGTAATGCGCGCCCGGTTCGAGCACAATGGCAGCCCGCGGTACATGCTGTACACGATCAAGCGGTTCGGCTTCGACCGCGACCACGGCTTCCACCTCGACGTGGAACTCGTTTCGGACGAACTCGAGGGCGGAATCGAGACGGTCGAGGCAAAGCTCCACGAGGGTGACGCGGATCTGATCGACATCGACTACATCTCGGCGGCTCGTGAGCGGGTCAACGGCGCGCCGATCGTCGCGTTTCACCCCTACGGGCGGACCGTCGGCGGTCTCGTCGTTCCCGAGGCGTCGTCGATCGAGGGGCTGACCGACCTCCGCGACTGCCGCGTCGGCGTCGTCCGACGTCTGGACAAGAACTGGATCCTCACGCGGGCCGCCTGTCTCGAGTATCACGGCTTCGACCCCGAGGCAGAGGCGACATCGGTCGAGTCCGAATCGAAGGTCGAACTCACACGGATGCTGCGCGACGGCGACGTCGACGCTGCACTGCAGTTCTGGCAGATCATTCCCGAGATCGTCGAGACCGGGCCGTACCGCGAGGTGATTCCGATGGCGGATCTGGTCCAGCGGCTCTCCGGCGCCGATCGAACGCTGCCGATCTCGACGTTCCTCACGAGCGAGTCGTACCTCTCCGAGACTCCCGAGGCCGTTCGCGGCTTCAAGCGAGCGTACGTCGACGCGGTCGAGCGGCTCCGGACCGACGACGAATTCTGGGACGAACTCGGCGAGCGGATGATGTATGAGGACGATCCCGCGGTCGTCCGCGACGGATGGCGAGAGATGGTCGTCGCCGACTGGGACGTGGAGACGACTGCGGCAATGGAGCAACTGTTCGACCACTTGCTTGAGGTCGCAGGTCCGGACGCGCTCGGTGTCGACCGCATTCCGGATGACCTGTTCCAACTGGAGGTGCCCCAGCCACAATGA
- a CDS encoding DUF7342 family protein gives MTDDIRHDGPPPFDRPFEGEDTKQRVYGAVLHAREPMTAAEIAERADCSEESARTHLSFYADLGIVIRHEGRPVRYERNDDYFEWRRVNKLARENTVDELQARVSELTDRIEEYRGEYGVDSPAEVDVLEFDAERIDDVYVELGDWATTIEERRLHERARRKAAGSTAPSHS, from the coding sequence ATGACAGACGATATCCGTCACGACGGCCCGCCCCCGTTCGATAGACCGTTCGAAGGCGAGGATACGAAGCAGCGCGTGTACGGTGCGGTGTTACACGCCCGAGAGCCGATGACGGCCGCCGAGATCGCCGAGCGGGCAGACTGCTCGGAGGAGTCGGCACGGACACACCTGTCCTTCTACGCCGACCTCGGCATCGTTATTCGGCATGAGGGCCGGCCGGTCAGGTACGAGCGCAACGACGACTATTTCGAGTGGCGGCGGGTCAACAAGCTGGCGCGAGAGAACACGGTCGACGAGTTGCAGGCCCGCGTGTCGGAGTTGACCGACCGGATCGAGGAGTACCGCGGCGAATATGGGGTCGACTCGCCCGCCGAGGTCGATGTCCTCGAGTTCGACGCGGAGCGGATTGACGACGTGTACGTGGAACTCGGTGATTGGGCCACCACCATCGAGGAACGTCGCCTACACGAACGCGCCAGGAGAAAGGCCGCCGGCTCGACGGCCCCGTCGCATAGCTGA
- a CDS encoding ABC transporter substrate-binding protein, with the protein MTDNDTLRVFHLPFSFMLPQRVAAERGYFAEHGLDVELIERDRRRVDWKYVPGDGTLTGDQDVDLYPVCKWESLRRTWSLEDGRIVAHGAFADLPYTFHTRPETDIDGPADLANVPIAVNRRTGQEYTAIRALEEHLESDEIELEHHGMPTNRLRALRDGTVEAVTLLDPHSALADRLGLQRIFEFENHVGIVGTDGLDGAAFDAFMDAYGRAVEEINEEPSAFRQQYLEMLEKDCEVAPDLFEDVDVLAIRDSVTVPEYEVPEPVDSGDLEGHLDWMKERELIDEDAEIDTIVAPVR; encoded by the coding sequence ATGACAGACAATGACACGCTTCGCGTGTTTCACCTCCCCTTCTCGTTCATGTTGCCGCAGCGAGTCGCGGCCGAGCGGGGGTACTTCGCAGAGCACGGACTCGATGTCGAACTGATCGAGCGCGATCGGCGACGCGTCGACTGGAAGTACGTCCCTGGGGACGGAACCCTGACCGGAGACCAGGACGTGGATCTGTACCCGGTCTGCAAGTGGGAGAGCCTCCGCCGGACGTGGTCGCTCGAGGACGGTCGGATCGTCGCTCACGGCGCGTTCGCGGACCTTCCGTACACGTTTCACACGCGACCGGAGACGGATATCGACGGACCGGCCGACCTGGCGAACGTCCCCATCGCGGTCAATCGGCGGACCGGCCAGGAGTACACGGCGATCCGGGCGCTTGAGGAGCACCTCGAGTCGGACGAAATCGAACTCGAACACCACGGAATGCCGACCAACCGGCTCCGAGCCCTCCGGGACGGAACGGTCGAGGCCGTGACGCTGCTCGATCCCCACAGCGCGCTCGCGGATCGGCTCGGACTACAGCGAATCTTCGAATTCGAAAATCACGTCGGAATCGTTGGAACCGACGGCCTCGACGGCGCGGCGTTCGACGCGTTCATGGACGCCTACGGCCGCGCCGTCGAGGAGATCAACGAGGAGCCGTCCGCGTTCCGTCAGCAGTACCTCGAGATGCTCGAGAAGGACTGCGAGGTCGCACCCGACCTCTTCGAGGACGTCGACGTGTTGGCCATCCGCGATTCGGTGACCGTTCCGGAGTACGAAGTTCCCGAACCCGTCGACTCCGGGGACCTTGAGGGCCACCTCGATTGGATGAAAGAGCGAGAGCTGATCGACGAGGACGCGGAGATCGACACGATCGTCGCACCCGTCCGCTAG
- a CDS encoding aldehyde dehydrogenase family protein, which translates to MQGEQSDHYGVFIDGKFRDGAETFDVENPATGSSIATVAEASEGGVGDAITSAKRAQPEWAAMDPAERGQHLSAFAEAIRERVDDISKTVTLENGRPIGQSVGLVSSAADYIEYYAGMTTKIQGETIPVPGDQQAFTRKEPVGVSAQVIPWNAPILLCCRGIGPALAAGNAVVVKPAPEAPLGLLEIGELATEAGIPDGVLNVVTGDGETTGAALTTDPRIDEITFTGSVATGQIVGKAAIDNVVPTALELGGKSPAIVFEDANLEDAVEGAMKALTLMSGQVCFATTRIFVHQGCYDEFREALREAVESISIGPGIEDRDLGPLVSNDGLEKVRGYVDDALENGASALTGGSVPDREGYFYEPTVIEGADDDAPISCEEVFGPVIALYEFSDERETIRRANDTEFGLYATVWTNDLGRGHRVANEIEAGSVMVNQYSGSYPQTPFGGYKKSGLGREKGMQAIDHYTQLKTVNIDYGDGSDGTPGE; encoded by the coding sequence ATGCAAGGGGAGCAATCCGATCACTATGGAGTGTTTATCGACGGAAAATTTCGAGACGGTGCCGAGACGTTCGACGTCGAGAATCCGGCGACCGGCTCATCGATTGCGACCGTCGCCGAGGCCAGCGAAGGAGGCGTCGGCGATGCTATCACGTCCGCAAAACGTGCTCAGCCAGAGTGGGCGGCGATGGATCCAGCCGAACGAGGCCAGCACCTGTCGGCGTTCGCCGAGGCGATTCGGGAACGTGTCGACGATATCAGCAAGACCGTCACGCTGGAAAACGGTCGGCCGATCGGGCAGTCGGTAGGACTCGTCAGTAGCGCTGCCGACTACATCGAATACTACGCGGGCATGACGACGAAAATTCAAGGGGAGACAATTCCTGTCCCCGGCGACCAACAGGCGTTCACACGAAAGGAACCAGTCGGGGTAAGTGCCCAGGTCATTCCGTGGAACGCTCCGATCCTACTTTGCTGTCGTGGGATTGGACCTGCGCTCGCAGCCGGAAACGCAGTCGTCGTCAAACCCGCACCGGAAGCCCCGCTTGGGCTGTTGGAGATCGGCGAACTCGCCACCGAAGCGGGAATCCCCGACGGCGTTCTCAACGTGGTCACCGGCGACGGCGAGACGACCGGTGCCGCGCTCACTACCGATCCGCGAATCGACGAGATCACGTTCACTGGTTCGGTGGCGACCGGCCAGATCGTCGGTAAGGCCGCAATCGACAACGTGGTTCCGACGGCCCTCGAGCTCGGTGGCAAGAGTCCGGCAATCGTCTTCGAGGATGCTAATCTCGAAGACGCCGTTGAGGGGGCGATGAAGGCGCTGACGCTGATGAGTGGGCAGGTCTGTTTCGCGACGACGCGGATCTTCGTTCATCAGGGCTGCTATGACGAATTCCGCGAAGCACTCCGCGAAGCCGTCGAATCGATTTCGATCGGGCCGGGAATTGAAGATCGCGATCTCGGCCCCCTCGTCTCCAACGACGGTCTCGAAAAGGTACGAGGGTACGTCGACGACGCCCTCGAGAACGGTGCGAGCGCACTGACCGGTGGATCGGTACCTGACCGTGAAGGGTACTTCTACGAGCCGACGGTAATCGAAGGGGCTGACGACGACGCACCAATATCTTGTGAGGAGGTATTCGGTCCGGTCATCGCCCTCTACGAGTTTTCGGACGAACGGGAGACGATTCGGCGGGCCAACGACACTGAGTTTGGTCTCTACGCGACGGTCTGGACGAACGATCTCGGACGTGGCCACCGCGTTGCGAACGAAATTGAGGCCGGCAGCGTAATGGTCAATCAGTACTCCGGCTCGTACCCGCAGACACCCTTCGGCGGCTACAAGAAGAGCGGGCTCGGCCGCGAGAAGGGAATGCAGGCGATCGATCACTACACCCAACTCAAAACCGTCAACATCGACTACGGCGACGGATCCGACGGCACACCCGGCGAGTAA
- a CDS encoding VOC family protein, giving the protein MEAVDHINVNVDDLESCYTFYRDALGLEVVRDPDDFQGEHAMFRAGETVVTLAETGRGERWDERGLDHPLDKAHLAFKTDRDEYESLMDDLDDQFPNQGPYDWDEFEGFYFLDPSGNLLEVITYEPPTGEQERSLLTHDDVE; this is encoded by the coding sequence ATGGAGGCCGTCGATCATATCAACGTCAACGTCGACGACCTCGAGTCCTGCTACACGTTCTACCGTGACGCGCTCGGACTCGAGGTGGTACGCGATCCCGACGATTTCCAGGGCGAACACGCGATGTTCCGGGCAGGCGAAACCGTCGTTACGCTGGCCGAAACCGGTCGCGGCGAGCGGTGGGACGAGCGCGGTCTCGATCACCCGCTAGATAAGGCGCACCTCGCCTTCAAGACCGACCGGGACGAGTACGAGTCGCTGATGGACGATCTCGACGACCAGTTCCCGAATCAGGGGCCCTACGACTGGGACGAGTTCGAGGGGTTCTACTTCCTCGATCCGAGCGGCAATCTGCTCGAGGTAATTACCTATGAGCCCCCAACGGGCGAACAGGAGCGGTCGCTGCTCACGCACGACGACGTCGAGTAG
- a CDS encoding HNH endonuclease, with product MNGEGRTTSESRSRTTYPRSEVVRKYALQVADGVCQGCSDDAPFLTDDRESFLEVHHLRRRSNGGADHPKNVIALCPNCHRRVHHGRNGDEFNEDLIDKAEELHSR from the coding sequence GTGAACGGCGAAGGCCGAACGACAAGCGAATCGCGATCTCGTACCACGTATCCGCGGTCAGAGGTCGTGAGAAAATACGCGCTCCAAGTTGCTGACGGTGTGTGTCAAGGCTGTAGTGACGATGCCCCGTTTCTCACTGATGATAGAGAATCTTTCCTCGAGGTGCACCATCTTCGCCGACGCAGTAACGGTGGGGCAGACCACCCGAAGAATGTAATCGCACTATGTCCAAACTGCCATCGACGGGTTCACCATGGACGCAATGGAGACGAATTCAACGAGGATCTGATTGACAAAGCGGAGGAATTGCACTCGAGGTAG
- a CDS encoding S8 family serine peptidase, which yields MIAENGRTRRGDLVQAIADASRYGLDFLNVSVGIAHHEENDYDCGGHCRVADETRLAIEEGPTVVSAAGNRRRDDPLAVTCPARVDGAIGVGGFVSHCRSDLIESDASRQYWVRNGGLQGPFCGQQGCSPDHSCTEHRYEKPWSGNVAFRNTIPDVLAPVHHPVDSQGTPLLQSGTSFAAPIVCGILAAIASDLLELGLSPTPAEFQTAVTQGATEIDEGELGKFQAGGTWDFLQDI from the coding sequence GTGATTGCAGAGAACGGCCGAACGCGGCGGGGCGATCTCGTTCAGGCAATCGCAGATGCGAGTCGTTACGGTCTCGATTTTCTGAATGTATCGGTCGGCATTGCTCACCACGAAGAGAACGATTACGACTGTGGCGGTCATTGTCGTGTTGCCGATGAGACGCGTCTTGCAATCGAAGAAGGACCCACAGTAGTAAGCGCAGCAGGGAATCGGCGTCGAGACGATCCACTGGCCGTTACCTGTCCGGCTCGAGTCGATGGTGCGATTGGTGTCGGTGGGTTTGTCTCACACTGTCGGTCGGACCTCATTGAGAGCGACGCATCTAGGCAATACTGGGTTCGGAATGGCGGTCTGCAAGGCCCGTTCTGTGGACAACAGGGCTGTAGTCCTGACCATTCGTGTACAGAACACCGATACGAAAAACCGTGGTCCGGCAACGTCGCTTTCAGGAACACAATTCCAGATGTGCTTGCACCTGTCCATCATCCTGTGGACTCACAGGGTACACCATTGCTGCAGTCTGGAACGAGTTTTGCAGCACCAATCGTCTGCGGGATTCTTGCAGCGATTGCTAGTGATCTGCTTGAACTCGGACTTAGTCCAACACCGGCGGAGTTCCAGACAGCAGTCACACAGGGTGCAACTGAGATAGATGAAGGTGAGCTCGGAAAGTTCCAAGCTGGGGGAACGTGGGATTTTCTGCAAGACATATAG
- a CDS encoding WD40/YVTN/BNR-like repeat-containing protein, translating into MAVLIGTRDGVYRTATVPVDDVEQVLDSGDVPRVQTFPEVDGVFAATKTGLYRSMDDGRTWEGLGVPQEEVYSVVASPDSERLYAGTHPAHLYVSTDRGETWRELEGFQELPSRDEWHTPRHRNEAHVRSLGVHPETPDRVIAGVEVGGIHVSDDQGETWTERRDGVHDDVHDVHVYGADEYIVSCGDGLYRTRDAGQSWTRLDTDLAHRYFREAFTFNGRLYAAAARSSPGTWSGDTGADAILVESTDFGETFEAVSYPGGPAEVILAWTQIDGNVVAGTNEGRLLSRDADGTWTDAGQVPAGIRSLAE; encoded by the coding sequence ATGGCCGTTCTCATTGGCACTCGTGACGGCGTCTACCGCACAGCAACCGTCCCCGTCGACGACGTCGAACAGGTGCTCGATAGCGGTGATGTCCCCAGAGTCCAGACGTTTCCGGAAGTCGACGGCGTATTCGCGGCCACGAAGACGGGACTGTATCGGTCGATGGATGATGGGCGAACGTGGGAGGGCCTCGGCGTCCCACAGGAGGAGGTGTACTCGGTTGTCGCCAGTCCCGACAGTGAACGGCTCTATGCGGGCACCCATCCTGCGCACCTCTACGTTTCGACTGATCGCGGTGAGACGTGGCGCGAACTCGAGGGCTTTCAGGAGCTTCCGTCGCGGGACGAGTGGCATACGCCGCGCCACCGTAACGAAGCCCACGTGCGGAGCCTCGGCGTGCATCCGGAGACGCCTGACAGAGTAATTGCCGGCGTCGAGGTCGGCGGCATCCACGTCAGCGACGACCAGGGCGAGACGTGGACTGAGCGCCGCGACGGCGTCCATGACGACGTCCATGACGTTCACGTCTACGGGGCGGACGAGTACATTGTCTCATGTGGCGACGGACTCTACCGAACGCGCGATGCTGGACAGTCCTGGACACGACTCGATACGGACCTCGCTCATCGATATTTTCGGGAGGCCTTCACGTTCAATGGCCGACTCTACGCGGCGGCAGCCCGGAGTTCGCCGGGAACGTGGAGCGGCGATACTGGTGCCGACGCAATACTAGTGGAATCAACTGACTTCGGCGAGACCTTTGAGGCTGTCTCGTACCCCGGTGGGCCGGCCGAGGTCATCCTCGCGTGGACTCAAATCGACGGCAATGTGGTAGCAGGCACGAACGAAGGCCGACTTCTCAGCCGCGATGCGGACGGGACGTGGACCGACGCGGGACAAGTGCCAGCTGGGATTCGATCGCTTGCAGAGTAG
- a CDS encoding carboxylate--amine ligase: protein MSAERDAVVVTASRYPHGYASIRSLADCGLHTIAAVADESLSVTTSRYCDESVLVPAPSDLPAYKDSLLGLAARPDVRTIIPHRPHDTYLLSKFADEFDRHTDVVVPDLERLRGVHDRKHLAEAAARADVAIPDTQLLGEVSDWSGNRIVKSRYNLLTDEYLEDMAFEDSGIAKSVEHIPAGETPDIDALVEKMGHEPIVQEYIDGEEYLFGALYDHGEPLGTFQHKQLRGDSYTGSGGVYRESVDIPELEEAGRAILDELEWHGLACIEYVEDAETGEFNIVEINPRMWQSLACATRAGADFPAWYWYAVTDRPGLINPRYETGVSTHYLYGELEHLVSIVREESPFVERPSLPGRAAEILRSCYNDPCFDYLHLDDPRPIARQVRNELESAVISRLG from the coding sequence ATGTCTGCTGAGCGCGACGCAGTCGTCGTCACCGCCTCGCGGTACCCCCACGGATACGCTTCGATCCGTTCGCTGGCTGACTGTGGCCTGCACACGATCGCCGCGGTCGCTGACGAGTCTTTGAGCGTCACAACCTCCCGGTACTGCGACGAATCGGTGCTAGTTCCGGCGCCGAGCGACCTCCCAGCGTACAAGGATTCGCTACTGGGACTGGCCGCTCGGCCAGACGTCAGAACGATTATCCCCCACCGACCACACGACACGTACCTTCTCTCGAAGTTCGCCGACGAGTTCGACCGCCACACCGACGTCGTCGTCCCAGACCTCGAGAGGCTGCGGGGCGTCCACGACCGGAAGCACCTCGCGGAGGCGGCCGCTCGGGCGGACGTGGCAATCCCAGATACGCAACTGCTCGGCGAGGTCTCCGACTGGAGCGGTAACCGGATCGTCAAATCCCGGTATAACCTACTCACTGACGAGTACCTTGAGGACATGGCGTTCGAAGATTCCGGAATCGCCAAATCGGTTGAGCACATCCCTGCAGGCGAGACGCCTGACATCGACGCACTCGTCGAGAAGATGGGCCATGAACCGATTGTTCAGGAATACATCGATGGCGAGGAGTACCTCTTCGGAGCGCTGTACGACCATGGCGAACCCCTCGGGACTTTCCAGCACAAACAGCTACGGGGAGATTCCTACACCGGTAGCGGCGGCGTCTATCGCGAGTCGGTTGACATTCCCGAACTTGAGGAAGCTGGCCGGGCGATCCTCGATGAACTCGAGTGGCACGGGCTGGCCTGTATCGAGTATGTCGAGGATGCCGAAACTGGTGAGTTCAACATCGTCGAGATCAACCCGCGGATGTGGCAGTCGCTGGCCTGTGCGACCCGTGCGGGGGCGGATTTCCCTGCTTGGTACTGGTATGCAGTTACCGATCGCCCCGGACTAATCAATCCTCGCTACGAGACTGGCGTCAGTACGCACTATCTGTACGGCGAGCTGGAACACCTCGTCAGTATCGTCCGTGAGGAGTCCCCGTTCGTCGAGCGCCCCTCGTTGCCAGGACGCGCGGCCGAGATCCTACGCTCGTGTTACAACGACCCTTGCTTCGATTATCTCCACCTCGACGACCCGCGTCCGATCGCCCGTCAGGTCCGCAACGAACTCGAGAGCGCAGTGATCAGCCGGCTCGGCTGA
- a CDS encoding ABC transporter substrate-binding protein — MTTTTIDFQLNWEPNGFQAPYFFARERGFYDEEGLDVRFVEGHGSPFAAEQAAKGRAEFALAGASAVLSVRSRGLEPLAVAAVTGKTPAAIYTLQDIFGEPLERPGQLVGRTIAPSATKTRILTAQLLENEGIRDDVELLEVDDHTHHRVQHKVLDGAVDAAVGVVTNGYELEREHDRTADELPIGNHLDVYGMTIVSDPDFARAEPETVRAFLRATARGWEAATADPEEAVDCLVERNATLERNRPVEERKFRTAATELQFTDRVRRSGWGLHDGVRWRTLGETLAETDLLEGEIDPDVVWTNEFVDTDADVVRNYVDRVGA, encoded by the coding sequence ATGACAACCACGACCATCGACTTTCAGCTCAACTGGGAGCCAAACGGGTTCCAGGCGCCGTACTTCTTCGCCCGCGAACGGGGGTTCTACGACGAGGAGGGGCTCGACGTACGCTTCGTCGAGGGACACGGCTCGCCGTTCGCCGCGGAGCAGGCTGCGAAGGGACGCGCGGAGTTCGCGCTGGCGGGTGCGAGCGCCGTCCTCTCGGTCCGGAGCCGCGGCCTCGAGCCGCTCGCCGTCGCCGCCGTCACGGGGAAGACGCCGGCGGCGATCTACACGCTGCAGGACATCTTCGGCGAGCCCCTCGAGCGTCCGGGTCAACTCGTCGGCCGGACGATTGCCCCCTCGGCGACGAAGACGCGCATCCTGACGGCCCAACTGCTCGAGAACGAGGGGATCCGGGACGATGTCGAGTTGCTCGAGGTCGACGACCACACCCACCACCGCGTCCAGCACAAGGTGCTCGACGGCGCGGTCGACGCCGCCGTGGGTGTCGTTACGAACGGCTACGAACTCGAACGTGAACACGACCGGACGGCCGACGAACTCCCGATCGGAAACCACCTCGACGTCTACGGGATGACGATCGTGAGCGATCCCGACTTCGCTCGTGCCGAGCCGGAGACGGTCCGCGCGTTCCTGCGCGCGACGGCCCGCGGCTGGGAAGCAGCGACGGCCGACCCGGAGGAGGCGGTCGACTGCCTCGTCGAGCGCAACGCCACGCTTGAGCGGAACCGGCCCGTCGAGGAGCGGAAGTTCCGGACCGCCGCGACTGAACTCCAGTTTACCGATCGGGTCCGCCGGTCCGGCTGGGGGCTCCACGACGGCGTCCGGTGGCGGACGCTCGGAGAGACCCTCGCCGAGACGGATCTGCTCGAGGGGGAGATCGATCCGGACGTGGTCTGGACCAACGAGTTCGTCGACACGGACGCGGACGTCGTCCGAAACTACGTGGATCGAGTGGGTGCCTGA